TTAAGGTCAAATGGAAAAGAGATACCTGTGGCTAGAAAAATGTCTGCCAACATGTATATCATTGGAGGGTACTATTGGCACCCTCTTTGTGAAGTCCACATCTGGGATCCTGTCAGCAACACATGGGTGCAAGGAAAGGACATGCCCAACCATGCAAGAGAGAGCTACAGCGTCAGTTTACTTGGTGCAAATATCTATGTGACAGGTGGCTACAAGACAAACACTGTTGAGGCCCTGGACACTGTTTCAATTTATAACTGTGACTGTGATGAATGGACCGAGGCCTGCCCCATGATTACAGCCAGGTACTACCATTGCTCTGTGGCGTTGCACGGCTGCATCTATGCCATCGGAGGCTACCGGGGAGGAGCTCCCGAACGAGACACCGAATTTTATgatcctttaaaaaagaaatggttCCCTGTGGCCAAAATGATCCAAGGTATGCTGAAATATTAGGATTGTTTTATCTCCAGGGCTGAAATGATGAGCAGGATATGAATAAATGAAGGCAGAGAAAGCAGTTTCACCACAAGGTCCATTTAGTGGAGTTTTATGAGTTCTTTATGGGCTTCTTACTCATATAGGATGAAAAGCTGTGGTTTAAAACACATGGTCATAATACCATCTGCTGATGAAGATCATGTGACTGAAAGCTCCTGAGCAGCTCATAGATGGGACTTGTTGTTTCTACGTTCAAGAATGAGCATTAGAATCAAATgtcattatattttttttaaactgtatcatTAACAATCATTTGTGTGACTCTTACCATTTACGGTAGCAGCTATTTATTATATGTTCTGCACAGAACAACAAGCCGACAGAGTTCACATTAAGAATTGTATCCACCACCCAAAGGGAGTGAGCAGGCAGCTAACATTACAGCTCAGCAGAAGGAGACATCATTAATGTTTAGATAGTGTCACACTGTTGAAAACTCATGCTTTTCAGCATGGTTAGATGAACTGTGGGGGTATAGCTTAGCAAATAATAGAGAAGTTCATAACTGAAACTGCTTGAAACAAGGTTTGCAGATTTTTGAATGACTAGGCCACAGTTTCTGCGAAAGCTGCTGAgtttttccaaacagtgcttTGATAACCAGATGTCAAGTgccatttatttccattttattaaagaaaaaccaGAATCTGATAGAGCTGATATCTGCTAATCTGAACAACTCACATCAAAATGATCCAGATGGATAAATGGCACTACAGGCCAGAGGAAAAACATATAATTTTGATTTTGCGTGAACTGTCCCTTTGAactgtgcatatatatatatgtaactTTGTATGAATGAAGTGATAAAACGAATACTTAAGGTATCATCGTTTTTACGTGATAGACAGTTTGGACTGTTCAAGTGATGCTTATGATCTCTGCTTTCTTTGAAGGTGTAGGAAATGCTACTGCGTGTGTAATGGGAGATAAAATCTATGTAACCGGAGGTCATTATGGCTACAGAGGAAGCTGCACCTATGAAAAAACACAGGTGTACAGACCAGATGTCAACGAGTGGAGCATCATTACAATAAGTCCCCATCCAGGTATGCGTGCTAAAGAAGACCAAACAGAAGCATGAGTATATTAAATGCTGTTTTCTAAGGTGAACTCCTCTCATTTCAGAGTACGGGCTGTGTTCTGTGTCTCTCAACAACAAGCTGTATGTGGTGGGTGGACAGACGACGATTGCCGACTGCTACgacacagagagagacgagTGGAGACCGATATCGGTGAtgaaggagaggaggatggagtGTGGGGCCGTGGTAATAAATGGTTGTATTTACGTAACAGGTGGATACTCGTACTCCAAAGGGACTTACCTTCAAAGCATTGAGAAATATAACCCTGAGCTGGACTCGTGGGAGATAGTGGGGACTCTCCCCAGCCCGACCAGGTCACatggctgtgtttgtgtttatggtgTTTAGTGACACAAATTTTTGTTTACTGATTATTTTGTGCCAAATGGATCTAACAGTGACTTCACTGAAGAGAGCTAATATTCCACACTTCATATTTATCTCACAGCATGTCAGCCTGCACCAGATCCTTTAGGAAGCTATTTGCCAAACTGTGAATATAGTGATGAATACCAGCTTTTCATACAAAACTCAGGGGCCTCATGTTGagcgttttttgtttgtttgattgtttgtttaaaatagactgaaaagaaatgcaaaaaaagagaagatgaCATTTTATAATCTAATAAGtattatttaaaaatcacaCTACAAATAGACTTTTATTAGTAGAAGTGTACCAGGTTGTACCTTGATTGAACAAAGTACTAAAATGCTAATGGAGTTCTGTTTGAGTTCAGTGAATTTTATGGACTTAAGAAATTTATTTGGCACTTCATTCGTTATATCTGTTAAACTGTttgttaacacaaatatttaatcaACCGGTCACATAGCAGCAACCCATTGCATTTAAGCACGTAAACATGTTCAAGATGATCCtgtgaagttcaaactgaatggggatgaaaggtgatttaagtgactttgaatgtggcatggttgttggcaTTTCACAACCTGCTAATCTACTGAGTTTTTCCCAGATAGCTATCTCTAAGGTTTACAGAGAGAAGATGTCCAGTGAGTGGCAGATCGCGAGCTGATCCAAGACAGAAtgaccagactgctttgagctgataggaaggcaacagtaactcaaataaccacttgaagcagatgggctgaTTTGGCAGCAGAAGACCAGACTGGGTGCCAcccctgtcagctaagaacagaaaacagGCTACAGTACAAACAGACTTACCAAAATTTGAACAATATAAGATTGAAAAATGCTGCTtagtctgatgagtcttgatttctgctgcaacattcggATGAAAGGAATTTggcaaaaacaacatgaaagcatggctccatcctgccttgtaacAAAGGTTCAGGATTGTGGTCTTACAGTATGGGGAATATTTTTTTGGCACACTTTCAACTTCTTAGTAGCAGCTGAACATTGTTTAATCACCACAGCCttcctgagtattgttgctgaccatgtccatccctttatgaccacagtgtacccatcttctgatggctgcttccggCAGGATAACActccatgtcacaaagctgaaatcatctcaaactggtttcctgAAAATGACAGTGAGCTCACTGTATTCAAAtgggcctccacagtcaccatatCTCAATCCaaaagagcacctttgggattaTGGTGGAAGAGAATTCTCATCACGGGTGttcagctgacaaatctgcagcagctgtgtggtgCTATCATTCCagcatggaccaaaatctccgTGGAATGTCGACAGCACCTTAGTGAATCTGTGACACAAACTAACATGGGGTACAACACTGTACCTAACCtgtgcctaataaagtggctggcaAGTGTATATAACAGATACATAAATAttatacataaaaatgaaaataaataaataataaacacacaacacaaagacTTTGCAGctgaccaaacacacacatccgcacatgtgcaataacactaattgtaattatttttctgacaacatagtattttattctattgtatatagtattttattcttttttttttatctcatcctattccattgtttttcttaatttttgttgctgtaactttgcactgtctcctttctgctgtgacacaacaaatttcccacgtgagggactaataaaggtttatcttatcttaaattcAAATAATTGAAAAAAGACGAGctacattacattttttaaagttgatgtcaaaagagaaaaatactgataataataacagtCTTTTCCCAAACTTAGGTGGGTGATATTTACGTCACACAtacaacaataaaaatacaatgtGGATGTCTCTCAAAACAAAGTCAGGAACGAGGCAAAATTATTTTAAGCTAATGAAATGTCAGCCTTGATAAAAGTCTGACCTTCCTTGCAACAAACGGTGCAACTGAAGTCCTACtataattgtttttaaaaggtacacacatcaataaaaaaacaaactaataaatacgaaaaacaaaaactttaaaatgacacATAAAAACTAAACGCCATGATTAGAATCACAGCGGCATCTTGTGGTTGTGATATATCATCGCAGTTTCTAATATAGGCATCAAATTTACACACTGTTCGCGTAAATACGTGActtagcaaaaacaaaaaacaaaagaataaacagaaattacatttttaagcgCAAATATGAAGGCATAAGAAAGTTTAACAGGTATGCGAACATGTACAAGAATACTGAAGGTTTTGGATAAATTTGTAGTCTTacgttatttttatttcaggctTGGGAATCTTAGtgtgtttgaaaaacaaaatgcacatCGATCAGTTTGCTTAAACTTTTAAGTAAGAAGGTAACGTCTTATGATTTTAAAGTGCACTCTGGCTAAGATTTATCAATTTAATAATTAATGAATTTAAACATTGTCCACGGATAGATtaagtttctttatttttatttttattatctgATTACCCAAATATGTACTAGTGAAAATTATTCCAAAACATTAGCACGTATACATAATGAAAAAGACCAGATTTCTTGTTGTTCAGCTGCAGCGATCAGAGGAGCTTGCGCGAACATGAGTCCTTTTTGGTCCTCGGTGGGCTCCGTAGCACGCAGTTCCAACGTGCGAGCGGCGAAGTGAGGACTGTTGGTTTCAGCGGCTTAAACTGCTTCTAGCTGCGACTCATTATGTAAGTGCAACTTTTTACGATTGTGAAAACAATGTTTAAGGCTTTCTATGTTACCCAGGGAGTGTTTTATAACGTTACTAAAGAACAGAGTGGATTTTCTTCAAGCAGGTTTGAACAGCGTGCTGCAGCTAGAATAATGTTAGCAGAGTAGCGGTGACTACTTTAATTTACATATAAAAAAGTAATTCACGCACTAACAAATCACGTAATTGATTAAAACATGTACTGATAGCGTGGATAGACAAATAAGAAGCTGCTTTTGTTGTGTTGACACCAAGCGTGGCCCGTGTACTGAAAGAGCTAAGCTAACAGGTTAGCCGTGGAGCTAGATGAGCCTGTAGTTAATTATGACGAAAGAAACACGTTGGTTGAGTCCTGTGATGTACTACAACTCACAATTTTAGGTTTGGGTTCCcttttgtaagatttaaatctGGGCATCTATCTGAAGGCGCGTATCTAAATATAAATATGCAGCAACTAAATGTTGTTTAAAAGTGCATGTAACTGTTTAACTGCATTACGTTATTAATTTGGTTAATATAATTAAGTCTTAAAGATGGTTCCTATATGGCCTTGCAGATAATTTACAAAAACTCAGACAACAGCAAGGCCTCATAGCAGTGTTTAATATGACAACGTGGCCAATAGCTGATCATAATTTTTCCCTAGTtcgttttttttgtatgttgtcTTTCAGttttggattttatttatttacttgtttgtttgttttgggtttttttgttgtttgtttttagcgaTTTCTTTATACTCTTCCTCGTACTATATTTCAACTTTCAGCCAGCACAACATTAATGAATGTCGGCTAGGGAGGTTCGTAAATATCATTTGGTTTGCGGATAAGCTGATGTCGAGCAGCATCCCTAGAAAATGGCCACATAGCTGCGCTGTCCTCACTACAGCAAAGGGGAATGGAACTTTCTGTGTTTACAAACATAAAATATCAATTCTAGGGGTGAAAAAGCCCCTTTTCCCATTAACATAGTTCAGGTTGCCTAAACCTggcagttttctgtttttagtcATTTTATACCTCCTGTTTAAAACAGTTGGCTCTTTGAGTACTAAAGTCTAATATTTGTTAGAACAACCTGTTGTATAAATGTAATCTTTGCCATGTTTTAGATTGTTTAGATTTTTGACTTCACAGGTTGTCATACAAGTATTTGTCATGATTTTTGACCTTCAGATATTTTACTTGATTCTCAACAGAGTTCATTTCTAACAAATTAAGAGGTAcatcaaaaagcaaatgaaatgaaaaataatgaaaatatttaaGTGTCAAGGCTTTGTTTCATTAGTTTAGCTTCTTATTAAAAGTGTAATTCCTGCAAATTATaaacaaaattacttttttgggATTTGTTATAGAATAATCATTTTTTAATCCAAATTTTATTCCTTTTAAtctttaattattaatttattagTAAAACCAAAATCTTAATTGATTTGGCCAATAAGAGTGCATCGTAAATTGTAAGTTTATCCTATAGGAttttatgtgtgcgtgtgtgtatgttcagtctgTTTTAAAACTTATAACAATCAAGAATTTAGATAAGTGAATTGAAATTTGATTAAATATAGATAAATATTGTGAATGACCTCACCTGCAGTACCTTCACAGCCCAACAGAGGGCTGCGATCCACATGTTGGGAATCTGCCATTAATATAAAATTTACAGTTAATACAAAAAAGCTCCCCTCTGGCACACTAAAGATAGAAAACATTTCGACTTTTTTGTTTCATATATAACATGGATAAAATCTCTTCTTATaagatttctttatttaaatatttgttgtAAACATCAGAGAAATCTCTAACTCAGGAGGAcacctttctttttgttttgttttttctatgcAGAACCAAAATGGCAGAAAGTAAAGAAGAGATGTCCCCACTGGAGGCGAAAGTGGCGCGACAGATCGAGGTATTtcaaatttaaagtttaaactcATAATTTGGTATTTACCAGGTAAAACTGGTCCTGATTTGGCTGTAAATTATTCCTACCCAGTACTACTTCGGCGATCACAATCTTCCAAGAGACCGGTTTCTCAAAGAGCAGCTGCAGGTTGATGATGGCTGGGTGACTTTGGAGACGATGCTTAAATTCAACAGgtttgtttatttctctttaATGCATTCCGTGTCAAATTataactgtatttattttattttaatctctATTTTTGGCTTTCATTTATTTACCTATGCtttttgtttggggggggggaggaCTCTACTCTGAAGTATTTAAGTGGGGTTTCAAAGTCCAGGCGCTATCTTCAGTTTGTTCAACTTTAGATTACTATTCAGTACTACTGATCTATTTACTGATTGATGAGAAGTCTCTTTAACTTAAGATTTTTA
This DNA window, taken from Oreochromis niloticus isolate F11D_XX linkage group LG16, O_niloticus_UMD_NMBU, whole genome shotgun sequence, encodes the following:
- the klhl23 gene encoding kelch-like protein 23 — encoded protein: MSHKQAEIYTYDFCDGDHPAELLDALRHFYISGLFTDVALQCGESGQVFHCHKALLSARSSYFKVMFTADMKERSNSVIKLSGIDYGVLGALVDYVYTAQVCITESNVQSLLEAADLLQFVSVKQACEEFLIRLLDVDNCLGMHAFAELHLCPGLEREARRVMLSRFPELIQQEEFLDLHPEKMREVLAVQSLTVQKDEVLIDAVATWANHDLDNRLHHVSIMLHSIHLDLDEIYFKTTLDVYRQYLKKNDGKLKSIIIQALRSNGKEIPVARKMSANMYIIGGYYWHPLCEVHIWDPVSNTWVQGKDMPNHARESYSVSLLGANIYVTGGYKTNTVEALDTVSIYNCDCDEWTEACPMITARYYHCSVALHGCIYAIGGYRGGAPERDTEFYDPLKKKWFPVAKMIQGVGNATACVMGDKIYVTGGHYGYRGSCTYEKTQVYRPDVNEWSIITISPHPEYGLCSVSLNNKLYVVGGQTTIADCYDTERDEWRPISVMKERRMECGAVVINGCIYVTGGYSYSKGTYLQSIEKYNPELDSWEIVGTLPSPTRSHGCVCVYGV